From Microbacterium rhizosphaerae:
GAGCTGCTCGAACACGGCGACCGCCGCAACGTCGTGGACGGCTATCGCTATTGGACGATGGAGGCCATCGTCGCCGATCTCGACGCGCGCCGGCACGCCTTCCATGTCGCGATCGAGAACTGGCAGCACGACATGAACATCGGCTCGATCGTGCGCAGCGCCAACGCCTTCCTCGCCGCAGAGGTGCACATCATCGGCAAGCGGCGCTGGAACAAGCGCGGCGCCATGGTCACCGACCGCTACCAGCATGTGCGGCATCACGAGGATGTCGCCGCGTTCGCCGCGTGGGCGAGGGATGCCGGCATCCCGATCTTCGCCGTCGACAACATCGAGGGCGCGGTCCCCGTCGAGCGGGCCGAGCTCCCGGAGCGCTGCGTGCTGCTGTTCGGGCAGGAGGGGCCCGGCCTGTCCCCGGAGGCGCTGGCCGCCGCATCCGGCCATGTCGAGATCACCCAGTACGGCTCGACGCGGTCGATCAACGCCAGCGCCGCGGCCGCCGTCGTCATGTACGAGTGGTGCCGCCGCTGGGCCTGAGCGCGCTCTCAGACCGGGATGGCAGTCCAGGCGGAGCCCCGGACGCGGAAGCCGAGCGTGCCGAGTCGCGCGAGCATGTACACGCCGAAGAAGGCGACCGACAGCCACGCGAGTCCCGCGGCGCCGGAGCCGAACACGGCGACCAGCAGGAGCGCCGGCGCGTAGACCACGAGGTTGATCAGCCCGGCGAGGGCGAGATAGCGTCCGTCGCCCGCGCCGATGAGCACGCCGTCGAGCACGAACACGATGGAGCAGAGAGGCTGGGCGACCGCGAGCACGACGAGGGCGGGCTGGATGGGGGTGGATGCTGCGGCATCCCCCGTGAACAGGAACCCGAGTACTCCCGAGAGCGCGCCCACCCCGCAGCCGACGATGACGCCGAACCACGCGCCCCACGCGACGGTGCGCGCGAGCACGTGCCGCACCTCGTGGACGTCGCCGGCGCCGAGGGACTTGCCGATGAGGGCTTGGGCGGCGATGGCGAGCGCGTCGAGCGCGAACGCCGCGGTGGAGAAGATCGTGAAGACGATCTGCCAACCCGCGAGCTCCTTCGTCCCCAGACCGGAGGCCACGGCGACGGTCGAGAGCAGCGCGATGCGCAGGGACAGCGTGCGCAGGAAGAGCCACCCTCCCGCGCGCGCCGAGCCCCGCACGCCCTGGGAACGCGGCAGCACCGGTGCGCGATGGCGGCGAGCGAGGCGCCCGACGATCCACACGTAGGCGGCGACCATCGCCCACTGCGCGACCACCGTTCCGGCCGCCGAGCCGGCGACGCCCCACTGCAGGCCGTAGATGAAGAACGCGTTCAGCAGGATGTTGGCGCCGAACCCGGCGGCCGCGATCCACAGCGGTGTGACGGTGTTCTGCATGCCGCGCAGCAGGCCGGTCGCCGCGAAGACGATGAGCATGGCCGGCAGGCCCCACACCGAGATGCCGAGGTACGAGCGCGCGAGCTCGGAGACCTCAGGGGTCGCGCCGAACAGCTGCACGATGAGCGGCGTCGCGACGAACCCGGCGAGGGCCAGTGCCGCGCCGATGCCGAGGGCGAGCCACATCCCGTCGACACCGGCGGACACCGCCGTCGAGAAGTCTCCGGCGCCGAACCGGCGGGCGACCGCCGGTGTCGTGGCGTACGCGAGGAACACCATGAGCCCGACGATCGTCTGCAGCACCGCGGAGCCGATCGCGAGCGCGGCCAGCGGTGCAGGCCCGAGGTGGCCGACCATCGCCGAGTCGGCGATGAGGAACAGCGGCTCCGCGATGAGCGACCCGAGCGCCGGCACCGCGAGGCGCAGGATGTCGCGGTTCAGGGTCGCATGGGCAGGCACCCTCCGAGCGTAGAGGGGTGTCAGCGCGCGCCGAAGTCCACGTCTTCGGACGTGACGACCGCGGCCGTCTTGCCGGGTGCCGACTGGAAACTCCAGTAGAGGTTCGTATGAGCGATCACCTGGTCGACGGGCGGCGCGCCCCACTCGGTCTTGTCGCCGGCGGTGTGCGCATCCGACACGAGCGTCGTGTCGTAGCCGCGGACGAAGGCGCCGTGGATGGTCGATCGGATGCAGGCATCCGTCTCGGCGCCGGCCACGACGAGTCGATCGACACTGAGGCCCGCGAGGACGTCTTCGAGGTCGGTGCCCTCGAACGAATCGCCGTGCTGCTTGTGGATGTGCGCCTCGCCGTCGGCGGGAACGAGCTCGGGCACGAGCGCCCACTCGGTCGTTCCGACCTCCATGCCCTCGTCGTTGTGCTGCACCCAGATCACGGGCACACCCGCGTCGCGGGCGCGGTCGACCAGCCCGACGATCCGCCCGACGACCGCGTCGCGCTCATAGGCCGAGCCCACCACGTCGTTCTGCACATCCACCACCAGCAGCGCCGTCCGGCCACGGTTCTCGAGAGTCGACATCCTGTCCTCCATCCGTCCCCCGCGACGCTACGCCTTGCCCCGGACATCGGCGCCGAGCAATAGTGTTGGAACCATGACCGTCTCCCCCCGTTCCGGTCTCGCCCTCGATGAGCTGAGCGCCGAGATCCGCCCGCAGGACGACCTCTTCCGGCACGTGAATGGCAGCTGGATCGAGACCACCGAGATCCCGGACGACAAGGCGCGATGGGGCTCCTTCCACCTCATCGCCGAGCAGGCCGAGAAGGATGTCCGCACGATCATCGACGAGTCGCAGGATGCCGATCCCGACACGGAGGCTCGCAAGATCGGCGACCTCTACGCGAGCTTCATGGACACCGACCGCGTGGCCGAGCTCGGCGCGTCCCCGCTGGCTCCCCGGCTCGAGCGCGTCGACGCGATCGACTCGGTCGAGACGTTCCTGCGCACGGTCGGCGAGTTCGAGCGCGACGGCGTCGGCGGCATCATCGACCTGTACGTCGAGCCCGACCCGGGCGATCCCACGCGGTACGTGCCCTTCCTCGTGCAGGCCGGCATCACCCTGCCGGACGAGAGCTACTACCGGCTCGACAACTTCGCAGAGACGCGCATCGCGTATCGCGAGCACATCGAGCGCATCCTCGCCCTCGCCGGAATCGAGGATGCGGGCGCCCAGGCCGATCGCGTCTTCGCCCTCGAGACCGAGCTCGCCGCGCAGCACTGGGACAACGTCCGCAGTCGCGACGCGGTCGAGACCTACAACCTCCGCACGTGGGACGAGGTGGTCGCACTCGCGGGCGTCGATCTGAAGCCCTGGCTCGACGGCATCGCACCCGGCCGCCCCGAGGCCTTCGCCGAGGTTGTCCTCTATCAGCCGAGCTTCATCGAGGGGCTCGGCGGCCTTCTCACGGCCGGGCGGATCGAGGACTGGAAGGCCTGGCTGCGCTTCAAGATCGTGCACGGCGCGGCGGCGTTCCTCTCCGACGACTTCGTCGACGAGAACTTCTCGTTCTACGGCACGCAGCTCACCGGCGTGCCGGTCAACCGCGAGCGCTGGAAGCGCGGTGTGAGCGTCGTCGAGGCCGCGCTCGGCGAGGCCGTCGGCCGCGTGTACGTCCAGCGGCACTTCCCGCCGGCGGCAAAGGAGGCGATGGACCAGCTCGTCGCCGACCTCGTCGAGGCCTACCGCCGATCGATCGTCGAGCTCGAGTGGATGGGTGCCGAGACGCGCGAGCGTGCTCTCGCCAAGCTGGATGCCTTCACGCCGAAGATCGGCTTCCCGGTGAAGTGGAAGGACTACTCGACCCTCGAGATCGACGCATCCGATCTCGTCGGCAACATCCGGCGCGCCCACGTGCACGAGCACGACCGGCAGCTGGCCAAGATCGGCCAGCCGATCGATCGCGACGAGTGGTTCATGACGCCGCAGACCGTCAACGCGTACTACAACCCGCTCATGAACGAGATCGTGTTCCCCGCGGCGATCCTGCAGTACCCGTTCTTCGACGCAGACCGCGACGCTGCCGCCAATTACGGCGGCATCGGCGCGGTGATCGGCCACGAGATCGGCCACGGCTTCGACGACCAGGGCAGCCGTTACGACGGCGACGGATCGCTGCGCGACTGGTGGACCGACGACGACCGCGCCGCGTTCGAGGAGCGCACGAAGGCGCTCATCAGCCAGTACGACGCGCTGTCGCCCCGCGGTCTGCCCGAGCACCACGTCAACGGCGCCCTCACGATCGGCGAGAACATCGGCGATCTCGGCGGCCTCGGCATCGCCCTGAAGGCGTACGCCATCGCGCTCGAGCGTGAGGGCGGCCCTTCGACAGGCTCAGGGACCGATGGTGGCCCTTCGACAGGCTCAGGGACCGCGACAGGCTCAGGGACCGGGGCAGGCCCTTCGACAGGCTCAGGGACCGGGGGGGACGAGGTCGACGGATTCACCGGCATCCAGCGACTCCTGCTCAGCTGGGCCCAGATCTGGCAGCAGAAGGGGCGGGATGCCGAGACCATCCGCCTGCTGACAATCGATCCGCACTCCCCGAACGAGTTCCGCTGCAACCAGATCGTGCGCAACATCGACGCGTTCTACGATGCATTCGACGTCACCGAGTCGGACGCACTGTGGCTGCCTGTCGACCAGCGTGTCACCATCTGGTGACCGCCGCGTGACCCGCCGGTCGTGACGGACTCCGAGTCGGAGCCCGCATCCACTCCGTACCCGCCCCCATCCCCCTCAGGACCCATGTCCGAAACCCGAGCGTCGCGTCGCTCCCGCAATGAACCCCAGCCCGTTCCCCCGACGGGATCCTCAGCCGTACCCGAGGAGCGCGCCTCGGCGCCGATGTCGAGGCGCTCCCGCTCGACGCCTGCTCCACAGCGGTCGTCGACGTCACCCCGCCGGGAGGCCGGTGCCCGCCGCGCCGTCGCTGCATCGCCCCCGCCGGCACCGGGGCGCCGCTCGGCCAAGCCCGCGCGGCGGGGGACCGCCGCGCCGTTCCCCACGACGCTCGCTGCGCTCGACGAGCTCGCGGCCGCCGGTGCGAAGGTCGCGGTGCGCATCGTGGATCTCGACCGCGGCTCCGTCATCCTCGCCGGCGACGACAGCACGACCCTGCCCATCGCCGGGCTGGGCGTCGTCCCACTGCTGATCGAGGTGGCGACGGAGTTCGAGCGGGGCACGCTGCATCCCTACGAGATCATCGACCGGACCACGCTCGAGCCGGTGGAGACGGGCGGGGTGTGGCAGCACCTGAAGGCGCCGGCGCTGCCGCTCATCGACCTTGCCGTGCTCGCTGCGGCAACGGGCGACGCCATCGCGACGAACGCGCTGATCGACCGGGTCGGGCTGCCCGCGGTGCGCGCCCGCATCGAGTCGATGGGGCTGTCGCGGTCGGCGCTGCTCGACCGCTTCCGCGACCACCGCGGGCCCGACGACGCACCGCATTTCGCCCTCGGCTCCGCCGAGGAGCTGGCCTCGATGTTCGCGGCGCTCGTGAACTCCGAGGCGATCTCGGCCGGTGTGAGCGCCCAGGTCGCCGAGTGGCTGAGCCTCAACCACGACCTGTCGCTCGTCGCATCCGCCACCGGCCTTGACCCGTTCGCCCACGAGAACGACGACCACGGCCTGCTCTTCATCAACAAGACCGGCCGCGACGACGGCGTGCGCGTCGAGGCGGGCGTGCTCGCCGGACCGCGGGCCGGCGTCGCCTACGCCCTGATCGTCTGCTTCGACGACCTGTCGATCATGCACCGGCTGCGTGCGCACGGAGTCTTCCGGGCGCTCGGAGTCGAGCTGATGGAGTACGTCTACTAGAAGACGATCGTGTGGTTGCCGTGCCGGATGACCCGGTCCTCGGCGTGCCACAGCACCGCCCGGGACAGGACCTGACGCTCGACGTCGGCGCCGCGACGGGCGAGTTCGGCCGCCGAGTCGGCATGCGTGACGCGGACGGTGTCCTGTTCGATGATCGGCCCCTCGTCGAGGTCGCTCGTCACGTAGTGCGAGGTCGCGCCGATGAGCTTCACGCCGCGCTCCTTCGCCTTGCGGTACGGCTCGGCGCCGATGAAGGCCGGCAGGAACGAGTGGTGGATGTTGATGACCGGCACCCCGACCCGCTCGAGGAACTCCGGCGAGAGGATCTGCATGTAGCGCGCGAGCACGACGAAGTCGACGTTGCCGGCGAGCAGATCCAGGATGCGCGCCTCCGATGCGCTCTTGTCGGGCCCAGGTGTCGACGGCACATGGAAGAACGGCACGCCGAACGATCGCACGTCCTCCGCAGCCGTCGTGTGGTTCGAGACGACCATGGGGATCGACACCGGCAGGTCGCCGCGGCGGTGGCGCCACAGCAGGTCGAGCAGGCAGTGGTCCTGCTTCGAGGCCAGGATCGCCATCCGTTTCGGCGTCGACTGGTCGGTGAGCGACCACTGCAGGTCGAAGCCGCTGGCGAGCGTGCTCTCGAGATCGGCGCGGATCTCGGGCAGCGCCGCGGCGAGATCGGGCCGGTGGAACACGACGCGCTGGAAGTACGCGCCGCCCGTCGGGTCGTCGGAGTACTGGTCGAACGCGACGATGTTGCCCCGGTTGCGTGTGATCAGCGCCGAGACGGCCGCGACGATTCCCGGCTGGTCCTTCCCGTGCACGATCAGGCAGGCGTGGTCGGGGCGGAGGTGGGGGGCGGGCATGCATCGATTCTGCCCCACGGTCACGGCATCCATCTTGACAATTCTGAGTTCTGTATACAGAATACGGAGTGCCCGTCCAGCACCAGCGGGTGCGACCTTCAAAGACGAAAGAGGTAGGGACATGTCCCGCATCACCCCGAAGATGAGGTACATCATCGCGATCGGCGCAGCCTCCGCGCTGGCGGTCGGCATGGCCGGCTGCAGTGGAGGCAGCGGCTCGGGCAGCAGCGGGAAGACCGTCGTCTTCTCGACGTGGGGCTCGGCCGATGAACTCAAGCGGTTCAAGGAGTTCGACGCCGACTTCATGAAGCGCCACCCCGACATCACGGTCAAGCTGCAGCCCGTGGCCGACTACGGCGACTACCACTCGAAGCTGCTCGCGCAGCTGGCGAGCAACACCGCCCCCGACGTCTTCTACGTCGGCGACGACAAGATCGGCCAGTTCGTCGACTCCGGCCGGCTCATGGACATGACGACGCTCATGAACTCCAGCGCCAGCAAGTCCAAGCCCGACGACTTCTTCCCCGGCCTGTTCGGCGCCGCCGTGAAAGACGGCAAGTACTACGCCGCGCCCAACGACGCGAACCCCGATGTCCTGTGGTTCGACCTCGCCGCGCTGAAGAAGGCGGGCATCACCGACAACCCGGCCGACCTCGCCGCCAAGGGCGAGTGGACGACCTCGACGTACCTGGCCATGAACGACAAGCTGAAGGCGGCCGGCCTCACCGGCTCGATCTTCTGGAACTACTGGTCGACCCACTACAGCTGGATCTCGTCTCAGGGCGGGGTCGCCTACGACAGGTCCGGCGCCTTCGTCGGCAACACCGATCCGACGACCGAGTCCGCTGTCGGCCAGCTCGGCGATGGCTTCCAGAAGGGCAAGTTCGTCGTCGCGGACACCCTGCCCGAGGGCGCCGGCGCGGACAGCATGTTCGTGACGCACAAGGTGGGCTTCTACATCGAGGGCCGCTACGGCATCGCGACGGCCAAGCAGTCCGGCAGCCCCGCGGACTACGACATCGCGCCGTGGCCGACGCCCGACGGCACGCAGGCGCCCACCGGTGTCGCGACGTCGTACCTCGCCATGAACAAGGCGACGACCTCGAAGGATGCCGCGTTCACGTTCTGGACCGAGTGGCTGAGCGCCGAGGGCCAGACCTTCCGCCTCGCCGACGCGGGCAACGCCGTGCCGTCGATCAAGGGCGCGGACAAGGTCGTCCTCGAGGGCGGCTACCCGGCCCACGCGCAGACGTTCCTCGACATGCGCGACATCGGCTTCGAGGACTATGCGACCGAGGCGCGCGTCCCGAACCTGTCGACCGACATCAGCGACCTGTACCTCAAGCTGTATCAGGGCAAGGCGACGGCCAAGGAGACCCTCGACCAGAGCGCTGCGCTGATCAAGAGCAAGACCGGCGAGTGAGATGACGGGGATCGCCGCGGGCGAGCGGGAGCTGCAGGCTGAGCTTGCAGCTCCCGGCGAGCCGCAACTCCTGCGCAAAGAGGCGGCGTGGCGTCGCCGCGACCGCCGGTGGGGCTACGTCTTCGTCGCCCCGCAGCTGCTCGGCATGACGCTGTTCGTCGTCCTCCCGTTCGCGGCGAGCCTCGTCCTCGCGTTCGCCCAGTGGGACGGCCTCGGCACGCTCACCTGGGTGGGCCTCCAGAACTTCACGAAGGAGTTCCAGGATGCGCTGCTGTGGAAGTCCATCGCCAACACGCTGATCATCGCGGCCATCACCGTGCCGATCGGCCTCGGGCTGGCCGTCGTCATCGCGGTCGCCCTCGAGAAGCTGAAGACGCGCTCGCTCTATCTCATCCTGTTCTTCGCCCCGGTCGTGACCTCGACGGTGGCGGTCGCGATGATCTGGCAGCAGATGTTCCGCTCCGACGGCGCTCTGTCGACCGTCATCTCGAAGGTCTTCGGCATCGCACCGCCGGACTGGCTGCAAGACCCGCGCCTGGCTCTCCTGGCCGTCTGCATCGTCACGATCTGGTCGTCGCTCGGCCTCAACGTCGTCATCTTCCTCGCCGGGCTGCAGAACATCTCGCCGGCGGTCGTCGAGGCGGCCCGCATCGACGGAGCCGGCGCGACGCGCCTGTTCTGGAGCATCCGCCTGCCGCTCCTGTCGCCGATCGTGTTCTTCTCGTCGGTGATCGCGTTCATCTCGTCGCTGCAGACCTTCGACACGGTCTACGTGCTCGTGAAGAACGCCGGACCGGACAACGCGACCCGCACGATCGTGTACCAGATCTACGACCTCGGCTTCGGCCGGTTCGAGTTCGGGCCGTCGAGCGCGGCATCCATCATCCTGCTCGTTCTGACGCTCATCATCACCGCGATCCAGTTCGGCGCGCAGAAGAAGTTCGTGCACTACGAGGACGACCCGGCATGAGCATCATGAATCCCCCCGCGCCCGCGACAGAATCGACGATCGCGCTGACCGCGCCCGGACACGCGCCGCGCCCGGGCGGCGGCCGCACCCGTGCGAAGCGCCGCACCGGGGCCGTCCTGCTGCACGTCGTGCTCGTCGTCGTCGGGCTGCTGTTCGTCTTCCCGTTCATCTGGATGATCCTGACGTCGTTCAAGACGCTGCCGCAGCTGCTGAAGGCGCCGCTGTCGCTCCTGCCGCAGCCGTTCACCTTCCAGAACTACGTCGACGCGTGGAACGACGTGCCGTTCGCACAGGCGTACGTCAACAGCATCTACATCGCCGTGCTCGTGGTCGTCGGCACGATCATCACCGCATCGATGGCGGGCTACGCGTTCGCCCGCATCCGCTTCCGCGGCGCCCGTGCGATGTTCATCGTGTTCCTCGCGACCCAGATGATCCCGGCGCAGGTGACGCTCATCCCGTTCTACCTGCTGATGTCGAAGCTCGGCTGGGTCGACTCGCACCTCTCGCTCATCGTGCCGGCGCTGCTGGCGAACCCGTTCGCGGTGTTCCTCATGCGCCAGTTCGTGCTCTCGCTGCCCAAGGAGCTCGAAGAGGCGGCGCTCGTCGACGGCGCCGGTCGCTTCCGGATCTTCTGGAGCGTCGTGCTGCCGAACCTGAAGCCCGGCATCGCCGCGCTCAGCATCATCACGGCGATCAACGTGTGGAACGCGTTCCTCTTCCCGCTGGTGCTGCTGAACACGCCGGACCTCTTCACGGTGCCGCTGCTGCTGCAGAGCTTCCAGGGCCAGTTCGGCTCGGTGAACTACGGCCTCGTGATGGCGGCGTCGGCGATCTCGACGATCCCGATGCTGATCGTGTTCATCATCGGCCAGCGGCGGATCATCAGCAGCATGGCGGCTTCGGGGCTCGGCGGCCGATGACTCCGGCTGATCTCACGCGGCTCGCCGGCAGGCACCTCGATCTCGTCCGCGCGCCGTTCACGCTCCCCTCGTCGCGGATCCTGGTGTTCCGCGCGGCGGACGGCCCAGGCGTGCGCGTGCACACCGCAGAGTACGAGAAGGGGCTCGACGAGTGCCGGGTGCTCGACTCGCTGATCGTGCGGGATGCCGCGGGGTCGGCGCTGGCGATCACCGACGTGCAGCCGCACGCTGTGGAGCTCGGCGGCGGGGCGGCGACGCTCGTCTTCGACGGGACGGATGCGCTGTCCGTCGGCTCGGGAGAGCGCGGCCTCTCGGCGCAGTGGACCACGCCGGACGGGCAGACGCGGCGCGCGCCGCTCGACCCGGCGCTGCGGTTCGACGTGCATCCGGACCGGTCCGTCGAGGTCGCCGGAGCGGCAGGCCACCCGGAGGCGATGACGAGGTCGGCGGCCGTCTGGGCCGACTGGTTCACGAGGTGCCCGGCCGTTCGCGCCGACCTCCAGGAGATGACCGCGTTCTGCTGGTGGGTGCTGGGGGCGAACATCGTGTCTCTGCCCCGGCTCGGAGATGCCCGCGCCGTCGTGCCGTCCAAGATCGGCTACGTCGGCCTGTGGCAGTGGGACGCCTACTTCATTGCGATCGGTCTGCGTCACGGCGACCCGGCACTCGCCCGCGAGCAGCTGGACATCGCCTTCCGCTTTCCCACGGCTGCGGGTCAGCTGCCGGACGTCGTGCACGAGGAGGGGGTCCTCGCCTCGAGCGACGACCTGCCGCAGGCCGACCGCGACCGGCTGCGCCGCGCCGGCTCGCACATCGCCCAGCCGGATGCGCCGGTGCCGCTCACCAAGCCTCCGCTGTCGGCGTGGGCGCTGCGCAAGGTGCTCGAGGCCGAGCCGCTGACCGACGAGACCCGGATGTGGGCGCGAGCGCAGCTCGAGATCATCCGGCGCTCGCAGGACTGGTGGCTCGCCGCATCCGATCTCGATCACGACGGCATGCCCGAGTACGGCCACCCCTACTCGTCGGGCCTCGACGACAGCCCCATCTTCGACGGGCCCCTGCCGACGACGGCACCCGACCTCGGTGCGTATCTCGTGCTCCAGGATCTCGAGCTGGCCCGTTTCGGCGAGGAGTTCGGGTTCGATCCCGCGCCCCACCTCGCGCGTGCGGAGCGCACGACGGCGAAGCTGATGGAGATGTGGGATGCCGGTTCCCGCTCGTTCCGGGCACGGGCCGCAGGAGAACCGGTCACGTCGGACGCGATCACCGGCCTCATGCCGCTGCTCACGGGCCGACTGGCTGCCGAGGTCGTCGACGCTCTCGTGGCTGCACTCGATGACCCGCAGCGGTACGGCACGCCGTGGGGGTTGCCGACCGTGGCAGCGGGCGATCCCGACTTCTCCGCGACCCGCATGTGGCGCGGCCCGGTGTGGGTCAACACGAACGTGCTCGTCGCCGAGGGGCTCGCCGCATCCGGTCATCCCGAACGGGCGCGCGCTCTCGTCGAGCAGACCGTGGCCCTGGTGCAGCACGGCGGCGGGCCGCACGAGTACTTCAACCCGCTCACGGGCGAGAAGGCGCCGACCGCGACAACGGCCTTCGGCTGGTCGGCGGCGCTCTTCGTCGACCTCGCGGTGCAGCTCTCCCGCTGAGGGGTGCTCGCGCAGGGGGTCAGTCCGTGAAGTACCCGCTCGAGGCGTTGTCGAGGATGCGCTGCATCCCGTGCATCCAGTTCACGCGCAGGGCGGCGACGGCGGCCGGGATGTCGCCGGCGACGAGGTTGCGAGCGATCTCGGCGTGCTCCGCGGCGACGCGCTCGATCACCGCGTCGCTCGGCACGAGCAGCGACTCGTACCGGTGGAATGCGCCGCGCACGCTCTCGATGAGCGCCAGCAGGCGCCGGTTGGTGCAGGCGGACAGCATGATCGAGTGCCA
This genomic window contains:
- a CDS encoding carbohydrate ABC transporter permease; the protein is MTGIAAGERELQAELAAPGEPQLLRKEAAWRRRDRRWGYVFVAPQLLGMTLFVVLPFAASLVLAFAQWDGLGTLTWVGLQNFTKEFQDALLWKSIANTLIIAAITVPIGLGLAVVIAVALEKLKTRSLYLILFFAPVVTSTVAVAMIWQQMFRSDGALSTVISKVFGIAPPDWLQDPRLALLAVCIVTIWSSLGLNVVIFLAGLQNISPAVVEAARIDGAGATRLFWSIRLPLLSPIVFFSSVIAFISSLQTFDTVYVLVKNAGPDNATRTIVYQIYDLGFGRFEFGPSSAASIILLVLTLIITAIQFGAQKKFVHYEDDPA
- the purU gene encoding formyltetrahydrofolate deformylase codes for the protein MPAPHLRPDHACLIVHGKDQPGIVAAVSALITRNRGNIVAFDQYSDDPTGGAYFQRVVFHRPDLAAALPEIRADLESTLASGFDLQWSLTDQSTPKRMAILASKQDHCLLDLLWRHRRGDLPVSIPMVVSNHTTAAEDVRSFGVPFFHVPSTPGPDKSASEARILDLLAGNVDFVVLARYMQILSPEFLERVGVPVINIHHSFLPAFIGAEPYRKAKERGVKLIGATSHYVTSDLDEGPIIEQDTVRVTHADSAAELARRGADVERQVLSRAVLWHAEDRVIRHGNHTIVF
- a CDS encoding carbohydrate ABC transporter permease: MSIMNPPAPATESTIALTAPGHAPRPGGGRTRAKRRTGAVLLHVVLVVVGLLFVFPFIWMILTSFKTLPQLLKAPLSLLPQPFTFQNYVDAWNDVPFAQAYVNSIYIAVLVVVGTIITASMAGYAFARIRFRGARAMFIVFLATQMIPAQVTLIPFYLLMSKLGWVDSHLSLIVPALLANPFAVFLMRQFVLSLPKELEEAALVDGAGRFRIFWSVVLPNLKPGIAALSIITAINVWNAFLFPLVLLNTPDLFTVPLLLQSFQGQFGSVNYGLVMAASAISTIPMLIVFIIGQRRIISSMAASGLGGR
- a CDS encoding serine hydrolase; its protein translation is MSRRSRSTPAPQRSSTSPRREAGARRAVAASPPPAPGRRSAKPARRGTAAPFPTTLAALDELAAAGAKVAVRIVDLDRGSVILAGDDSTTLPIAGLGVVPLLIEVATEFERGTLHPYEIIDRTTLEPVETGGVWQHLKAPALPLIDLAVLAAATGDAIATNALIDRVGLPAVRARIESMGLSRSALLDRFRDHRGPDDAPHFALGSAEELASMFAALVNSEAISAGVSAQVAEWLSLNHDLSLVASATGLDPFAHENDDHGLLFINKTGRDDGVRVEAGVLAGPRAGVAYALIVCFDDLSIMHRLRAHGVFRALGVELMEYVY
- a CDS encoding isochorismatase family protein, which codes for MSTLENRGRTALLVVDVQNDVVGSAYERDAVVGRIVGLVDRARDAGVPVIWVQHNDEGMEVGTTEWALVPELVPADGEAHIHKQHGDSFEGTDLEDVLAGLSVDRLVVAGAETDACIRSTIHGAFVRGYDTTLVSDAHTAGDKTEWGAPPVDQVIAHTNLYWSFQSAPGKTAAVVTSEDVDFGAR
- a CDS encoding ABC transporter substrate-binding protein — encoded protein: MSRITPKMRYIIAIGAASALAVGMAGCSGGSGSGSSGKTVVFSTWGSADELKRFKEFDADFMKRHPDITVKLQPVADYGDYHSKLLAQLASNTAPDVFYVGDDKIGQFVDSGRLMDMTTLMNSSASKSKPDDFFPGLFGAAVKDGKYYAAPNDANPDVLWFDLAALKKAGITDNPADLAAKGEWTTSTYLAMNDKLKAAGLTGSIFWNYWSTHYSWISSQGGVAYDRSGAFVGNTDPTTESAVGQLGDGFQKGKFVVADTLPEGAGADSMFVTHKVGFYIEGRYGIATAKQSGSPADYDIAPWPTPDGTQAPTGVATSYLAMNKATTSKDAAFTFWTEWLSAEGQTFRLADAGNAVPSIKGADKVVLEGGYPAHAQTFLDMRDIGFEDYATEARVPNLSTDISDLYLKLYQGKATAKETLDQSAALIKSKTGE
- a CDS encoding M13 family metallopeptidase, whose translation is MTVSPRSGLALDELSAEIRPQDDLFRHVNGSWIETTEIPDDKARWGSFHLIAEQAEKDVRTIIDESQDADPDTEARKIGDLYASFMDTDRVAELGASPLAPRLERVDAIDSVETFLRTVGEFERDGVGGIIDLYVEPDPGDPTRYVPFLVQAGITLPDESYYRLDNFAETRIAYREHIERILALAGIEDAGAQADRVFALETELAAQHWDNVRSRDAVETYNLRTWDEVVALAGVDLKPWLDGIAPGRPEAFAEVVLYQPSFIEGLGGLLTAGRIEDWKAWLRFKIVHGAAAFLSDDFVDENFSFYGTQLTGVPVNRERWKRGVSVVEAALGEAVGRVYVQRHFPPAAKEAMDQLVADLVEAYRRSIVELEWMGAETRERALAKLDAFTPKIGFPVKWKDYSTLEIDASDLVGNIRRAHVHEHDRQLAKIGQPIDRDEWFMTPQTVNAYYNPLMNEIVFPAAILQYPFFDADRDAAANYGGIGAVIGHEIGHGFDDQGSRYDGDGSLRDWWTDDDRAAFEERTKALISQYDALSPRGLPEHHVNGALTIGENIGDLGGLGIALKAYAIALEREGGPSTGSGTDGGPSTGSGTATGSGTGAGPSTGSGTGGDEVDGFTGIQRLLLSWAQIWQQKGRDAETIRLLTIDPHSPNEFRCNQIVRNIDAFYDAFDVTESDALWLPVDQRVTIW
- a CDS encoding TrmH family RNA methyltransferase → MTDHLHEHGDLHASGLDREDGSAGAQISARADDSDHGIGPDHGVGPWPGGPEHWPADPRYDRELLEHGDRRNVVDGYRYWTMEAIVADLDARRHAFHVAIENWQHDMNIGSIVRSANAFLAAEVHIIGKRRWNKRGAMVTDRYQHVRHHEDVAAFAAWARDAGIPIFAVDNIEGAVPVERAELPERCVLLFGQEGPGLSPEALAAASGHVEITQYGSTRSINASAAAAVVMYEWCRRWA
- a CDS encoding MATE family efflux transporter, which gives rise to MPAHATLNRDILRLAVPALGSLIAEPLFLIADSAMVGHLGPAPLAALAIGSAVLQTIVGLMVFLAYATTPAVARRFGAGDFSTAVSAGVDGMWLALGIGAALALAGFVATPLIVQLFGATPEVSELARSYLGISVWGLPAMLIVFAATGLLRGMQNTVTPLWIAAAGFGANILLNAFFIYGLQWGVAGSAAGTVVAQWAMVAAYVWIVGRLARRHRAPVLPRSQGVRGSARAGGWLFLRTLSLRIALLSTVAVASGLGTKELAGWQIVFTIFSTAAFALDALAIAAQALIGKSLGAGDVHEVRHVLARTVAWGAWFGVIVGCGVGALSGVLGFLFTGDAAASTPIQPALVVLAVAQPLCSIVFVLDGVLIGAGDGRYLALAGLINLVVYAPALLLVAVFGSGAAGLAWLSVAFFGVYMLARLGTLGFRVRGSAWTAIPV